A portion of the Roseimicrobium gellanilyticum genome contains these proteins:
- a CDS encoding LptF/LptG family permease, which yields MDFLKSARDSLMRLLGVVWRWLRRSPYAGPGALLLAFVVMLLCQLFGYHEAFMPPEPNPNELPKSWVAPPTPTYFVLYMLAYMRLFVLVGGLAYHVYIIRAWPNVEKMIRPTWIASIYLAVWAITSQGYTFFESVYLNTTGEVISVPAFIIQVLLLCGLLLSPPLMLTYYARSRIMERYMMRSFLQPLFFCLIAFCTLWVVMDLLDNMSDFQENGIKGGDIAMFYLKMVPFIYVTVAPISLMLATVYVLGRMSRTNELISMLGTGKSLGQVLRPIYVAACYAAFLGMAANYHWAPVSAGNKEQLLGSAKDRINQHFLVMGLVYRNQEEIGRSWFVGTVPRDLVRDKMRRIEVRQEGADGKLEKAWFAKSAAWWREDGIWSLYNGVEVIYKDGKVDSIQKFDFDGTGYSRKDLTGFRETPWVLMSGSLSPNYLGVPDLISYIRANSSYGSKKLASFWAHLFYRFALPWQCLVVVMFSAPLAVVFSRRGLVGGIANAVLLFFVLMFLDNLFLNLGRGARIPPFFAVWFPHLILGALGVWLFRLRSQNKELPRISFRWLRELVQFVWQPSRNRSSVKTA from the coding sequence ATGGATTTCCTCAAGTCTGCCCGCGACTCGCTCATGCGTCTGCTAGGTGTGGTCTGGCGCTGGTTGCGCCGCTCCCCTTACGCCGGTCCGGGCGCCCTCCTGCTGGCCTTTGTGGTGATGCTGCTTTGCCAGCTTTTCGGCTACCACGAGGCTTTCATGCCACCGGAGCCGAACCCGAATGAGCTGCCGAAGAGCTGGGTCGCACCCCCCACGCCCACCTACTTTGTCCTCTACATGCTGGCGTACATGCGCCTGTTCGTGCTGGTAGGCGGGCTGGCCTACCATGTCTACATCATCCGGGCATGGCCGAATGTGGAGAAGATGATTCGTCCCACCTGGATCGCCTCGATCTACCTCGCCGTCTGGGCGATCACGAGCCAGGGCTATACTTTCTTTGAATCGGTTTACCTGAATACGACAGGGGAGGTGATCTCCGTCCCGGCCTTCATCATCCAGGTGCTTCTGCTCTGCGGTTTGCTGCTGTCCCCACCGCTGATGCTCACGTACTACGCGCGCAGCCGCATCATGGAGCGCTACATGATGCGCTCCTTCCTCCAGCCGCTTTTCTTCTGCCTCATCGCATTCTGCACGCTCTGGGTGGTCATGGACCTTCTGGACAACATGTCCGACTTCCAGGAGAACGGCATCAAGGGAGGGGACATCGCGATGTTCTACCTGAAGATGGTGCCCTTCATCTACGTGACGGTAGCCCCCATCTCCCTGATGCTGGCCACGGTGTACGTCCTGGGGCGCATGTCGCGCACGAATGAGCTCATCTCCATGCTTGGCACCGGCAAAAGCCTGGGCCAGGTGCTTCGTCCCATTTACGTTGCCGCTTGTTATGCTGCCTTTCTGGGCATGGCCGCGAACTATCACTGGGCTCCGGTTTCCGCAGGAAACAAGGAGCAGCTCCTTGGGAGCGCGAAGGATCGCATCAACCAGCACTTCCTCGTCATGGGGCTGGTGTACCGGAATCAGGAGGAGATCGGTCGTAGCTGGTTTGTGGGCACGGTCCCGCGTGATCTGGTGCGGGACAAGATGCGCCGCATTGAGGTCCGTCAGGAAGGCGCAGACGGCAAGCTGGAGAAGGCCTGGTTTGCCAAGAGCGCGGCGTGGTGGCGTGAAGATGGCATCTGGTCGCTGTACAATGGCGTGGAGGTCATCTACAAGGACGGCAAGGTCGACTCCATCCAGAAGTTTGACTTCGATGGCACGGGCTACTCACGCAAGGATTTGACTGGCTTCCGCGAGACACCGTGGGTGCTGATGAGCGGTTCCCTCTCGCCCAACTATCTTGGCGTGCCGGATCTCATCTCCTACATCCGGGCGAATTCCTCGTACGGGAGCAAGAAGCTGGCGTCCTTCTGGGCGCATTTGTTCTACCGTTTCGCATTGCCATGGCAGTGCCTTGTGGTGGTCATGTTCTCCGCGCCACTCGCGGTGGTGTTCTCACGGCGCGGCCTTGTGGGGGGCATTGCCAATGCGGTCCTCCTCTTCTTCGTGCTCATGTTCCTGGACAACCTGTTCCTGAACCTGGGCCGCGGCGCCCGCATTCCGCCATTCTTCGCCGTATGGTTCCCGCACCTGATCCTCGGCGCGCTCGGCGTCTGGCTTTTCCGCCTGCGCTCGCAGAACAAGGAGTTGCCCCGCATTTCCTTCCGCTGGCTGCGCGAGCTCGTTCAGTTCGTATGGCAGCCCAGCCGGAATCGCTCCTCGGTGAAGACTGCCTGA
- a CDS encoding glucose-1-phosphate adenylyltransferase — translation MKNPPMFPAAPPAFNRFETEALLQRNTLGIIMGGGAGTRLFPLTKDRAKPAVPLAGKYRLVDIPISNCINSGVRQVYVLTQFNSASLNRHISRAYKFDLFSNGFVEILAAQQTASGVEWYQGTADAVRQNLKNFTQGKYEYFLILSGDQLYRMDFRKFLAKHIQSGAEITIATIPVDGKRASSFGLMQTNAAGRILNFVEKPKTPEALKPLEMPAEILRELKLPENEPRYEANMGIYVFNRQTLIEALDNDMADFGKHIIPEAIKKCRVHSYPFQGYWEDIGTIGSFFEANLDLCSVVPAFNFFDSQAPIFTHARFLPATKINGGHIHHALLSDGCILTEATIERSILGVRTVVEGNSIIKESVIMGADYYAGATNCPTDRPPPGIGKGCKIERTIVDKNVHVGDGVVITPRGKPETFDGPDGMFYIRDGIIVIPKNTVIPPGTWI, via the coding sequence ATGAAAAATCCGCCCATGTTTCCGGCTGCCCCTCCTGCCTTCAACCGCTTTGAAACCGAAGCACTTCTGCAACGCAACACGCTGGGAATCATCATGGGGGGGGGTGCGGGTACCCGTCTTTTCCCCCTGACGAAGGACCGCGCCAAGCCTGCCGTGCCCCTGGCAGGAAAGTACAGGCTGGTGGACATCCCCATCAGCAACTGCATCAACAGCGGTGTGCGCCAGGTGTATGTGCTCACCCAATTCAACAGCGCCTCGCTCAACCGGCACATCAGCCGGGCGTACAAGTTCGACCTGTTCAGCAATGGGTTTGTCGAAATCCTTGCTGCGCAACAAACCGCATCTGGTGTGGAGTGGTACCAAGGTACCGCGGACGCAGTCCGGCAAAATCTGAAGAACTTCACTCAGGGCAAGTACGAGTACTTCCTCATCCTCAGCGGTGACCAGCTCTACCGCATGGACTTCCGCAAGTTTCTGGCAAAACACATCCAGAGCGGCGCGGAAATCACCATCGCCACCATTCCTGTGGATGGAAAGCGCGCGAGCAGCTTCGGCCTGATGCAAACGAATGCCGCAGGACGCATTCTGAACTTTGTAGAGAAACCCAAAACTCCCGAAGCCCTCAAGCCCCTGGAGATGCCAGCGGAGATTCTGCGCGAGCTCAAGCTGCCCGAGAATGAGCCCCGGTACGAGGCGAACATGGGCATCTATGTCTTCAACCGCCAGACGCTGATCGAAGCCTTGGACAATGACATGGCCGACTTCGGCAAGCACATCATTCCCGAAGCCATCAAGAAGTGCCGTGTGCACAGCTATCCCTTCCAGGGCTACTGGGAGGACATCGGTACCATCGGAAGCTTCTTCGAGGCAAATCTGGATCTGTGCTCCGTGGTGCCAGCCTTCAACTTCTTCGACTCACAGGCACCCATCTTTACGCACGCGCGTTTCCTGCCTGCCACCAAGATCAACGGCGGCCACATTCATCATGCGCTGCTCTCCGATGGCTGCATTCTCACCGAGGCCACGATCGAGCGCTCCATCCTGGGCGTGCGCACCGTGGTGGAGGGGAACAGCATCATCAAGGAAAGCGTGATCATGGGAGCAGACTACTACGCCGGCGCCACCAATTGCCCCACAGACCGTCCGCCGCCCGGCATCGGCAAGGGCTGCAAGATTGAGCGCACGATCGTGGACAAGAATGTCCACGTCGGTGACGGCGTGGTGATCACGCCACGTGGCAAGCCCGAGACCTTCGATGGTCCCGATGGCATGTTCTACATCCGTGACGGCATCATCGTGATTCCGAAGAACACGGTGATTCCTCCGGGGACATGGATCTGA
- a CDS encoding glycine zipper domain-containing protein, whose protein sequence is MNNPARLAAVGSLAAASLLSSCVYPYPYPYAGPNEARGTVIGAATGAIAGGIIGHQSCNGLEGALIGGALGSLAGAVIGNAQDNYYGPPPPGYYYGPRPVARVYGGYTYGPGCYDSCPPPYYGRRYHCW, encoded by the coding sequence ATGAACAATCCTGCTCGCCTTGCGGCAGTCGGCTCCCTGGCTGCGGCGTCTCTCCTCTCATCTTGTGTTTACCCGTATCCGTATCCGTATGCCGGCCCCAATGAAGCCCGCGGCACGGTGATTGGCGCTGCCACCGGTGCCATTGCCGGGGGAATCATCGGTCACCAGAGCTGTAATGGACTGGAAGGTGCCCTCATTGGAGGTGCTCTCGGTTCGCTGGCTGGCGCGGTGATTGGGAACGCTCAGGATAACTATTACGGCCCGCCACCTCCCGGCTACTACTACGGCCCGCGTCCTGTGGCCCGTGTGTACGGCGGCTACACCTACGGTCCCGGCTGCTACGACTCCTGCCCGCCTCCCTACTACGGCCGCAGATATCATTGCTGGTAG
- a CDS encoding adenylate/guanylate cyclase domain-containing protein: MGAFLRSLAGENTFELDDFNLVGRGEEATIRLGDAGVSRQHATIRREGVHYWLVDLGSANGSYVNDVALTTARVLRDGDRLQFGSAIYLFDQSESTISNHDTTMVGMKTQVLRRAPVPVKTAQATLLVGDLKGFTQLGAQLSAEQLADVLREWYADCNAIMKRSGAMIDKFIGDCVFAYWPGIELDIRSRAVEAARQLRQTELDASSPTRKMLRETRNIVLDCRIGLHLGEVAFGAMGKGINTALGDAVNLAFRIEGLTRQTNKAVLVSAAFLNGWEAGATQFESCGPHEVKGHPDKVEVFSLKD; this comes from the coding sequence ATGGGAGCCTTTCTCAGATCACTGGCAGGAGAGAACACATTCGAGTTGGACGATTTTAATCTCGTCGGTCGTGGCGAAGAGGCTACGATCCGCTTGGGTGACGCGGGGGTGTCCCGGCAACACGCCACCATCCGCCGGGAGGGGGTGCATTACTGGCTGGTGGATCTGGGCAGTGCCAACGGCAGCTACGTGAATGATGTGGCGCTCACCACGGCGCGGGTATTGCGCGACGGCGACCGCCTGCAGTTCGGTAGCGCCATCTACCTCTTCGACCAGAGCGAAAGCACCATCTCCAACCACGACACCACCATGGTGGGCATGAAGACGCAGGTTCTGCGCCGCGCCCCCGTGCCGGTGAAGACCGCCCAGGCCACACTGCTGGTGGGCGACTTGAAGGGATTCACCCAACTCGGAGCCCAGCTCAGCGCCGAGCAGCTCGCCGATGTGCTGCGCGAGTGGTACGCCGACTGCAACGCCATCATGAAGCGTAGTGGAGCGATGATCGACAAGTTCATCGGTGACTGCGTCTTTGCCTATTGGCCGGGCATTGAGCTGGACATCCGCTCCCGTGCCGTCGAGGCCGCTCGCCAGCTGCGCCAGACCGAGCTGGATGCCTCCTCACCCACGCGGAAAATGCTGCGTGAGACACGGAATATCGTGCTCGATTGTCGCATCGGCCTGCATTTGGGCGAGGTGGCGTTCGGAGCCATGGGCAAGGGCATCAACACCGCTCTTGGCGACGCCGTGAACCTGGCTTTCCGCATCGAGGGGCTGACCCGCCAGACGAACAAGGCCGTGCTCGTGAGCGCTGCCTTCCTCAATGGCTGGGAGGCCGGAGCCACGCAGTTTGAGTCCTGTGGACCCCACGAGGTAAAAGGACACCCGGACAAGGTGGAAGTCTTCTCGCTGAAGGACTAA
- a CDS encoding ABC transporter substrate-binding protein, which produces MPGGLDQVVTILEKARAWSTRAGQALRKSVFLRHWWRELVVVAALLLTIAAPFLLKPSEASAPSHYDRRLVIITPHHEKIRQEFGQAFARKWKERTGETLYVDWRVAGTGEITLMLRSDFAGAFEYYWTRILTKEWSQRVAGAFGNSKVDLSAPTTAENDIEQEARRAFLESTVGVGVDLFFGGGTFDFESQAKAGFLVSSDASRKQGLDALFSKHPEWFTPDALPQNVSGEAFYDKEHRWVGACLSSMGMVYNRDVLKRLGIEKEPAQWADLADPKYRGQIALADPNKSGTVTKAFDQLVQQQMQIAIDEIRQKPGELRKEKDMVNAGIRIGWTRGLQLIQRISANARYFTDNATKIPLEVSQGDAAAGMCIDFYGYSFEEMVRKADGTARVGFVIPVGGTGISVDPIGMLRGAEEPEAATAFMEFVMSDEGQRLWNYAPGTPGGPQRYALRRLPARKDFYTEANRSRMTDAQANPYEDAKAFTYHPERTGPLFNVLRFLVKTMCVENHDELRQAWGSIAGAHLPERSTEIFSDVSLVNYDAAMELAAMLAKKNKTQEMRKARELSMHFRSQYKRAEDLAGGGQ; this is translated from the coding sequence ATGCCGGGCGGTTTGGATCAGGTCGTGACCATTTTGGAGAAGGCGCGTGCCTGGAGCACCCGCGCCGGGCAGGCTCTGCGGAAATCCGTCTTTCTGCGGCATTGGTGGAGGGAACTCGTGGTAGTGGCGGCCCTGCTCCTCACGATTGCAGCCCCCTTCCTGCTGAAGCCCTCGGAGGCGTCCGCACCCTCGCACTATGATCGGCGGCTGGTGATCATCACACCGCATCACGAAAAGATTCGCCAGGAGTTCGGCCAGGCCTTTGCCAGAAAGTGGAAGGAGCGCACCGGTGAGACCCTCTATGTGGACTGGCGTGTGGCCGGCACCGGTGAAATCACTCTGATGCTCAGGTCAGACTTCGCCGGGGCCTTTGAGTACTACTGGACACGCATCCTGACCAAGGAGTGGTCCCAGCGTGTGGCAGGAGCATTTGGAAACAGCAAAGTGGATCTCTCCGCGCCAACGACCGCGGAGAACGATATCGAGCAAGAGGCACGCCGTGCCTTTCTGGAATCCACTGTCGGTGTGGGCGTCGACCTCTTCTTTGGCGGTGGCACATTTGACTTCGAGTCACAGGCCAAGGCAGGCTTTCTCGTGAGCAGCGACGCTTCCAGGAAGCAGGGGCTCGACGCCCTCTTCTCCAAGCACCCAGAGTGGTTCACTCCAGATGCCCTGCCTCAAAATGTCAGTGGTGAAGCATTCTATGACAAAGAACACCGCTGGGTGGGTGCCTGTCTCTCCAGCATGGGCATGGTCTACAATCGCGATGTGCTGAAGCGCCTGGGTATCGAGAAAGAACCTGCCCAATGGGCTGACCTCGCAGACCCAAAATATCGCGGCCAGATCGCGCTCGCAGATCCCAACAAGAGCGGGACTGTGACGAAGGCGTTTGATCAACTCGTGCAGCAGCAGATGCAGATTGCGATCGACGAGATACGGCAGAAGCCGGGAGAGCTGAGAAAAGAGAAGGACATGGTCAATGCCGGAATCCGCATCGGCTGGACACGTGGATTGCAGCTCATCCAGCGCATTTCGGCGAATGCGCGCTACTTCACGGATAATGCCACCAAAATCCCCCTGGAAGTCTCCCAGGGCGACGCCGCTGCGGGCATGTGCATCGACTTCTATGGCTATTCCTTTGAAGAAATGGTGCGCAAGGCTGACGGCACCGCGCGGGTGGGATTTGTCATTCCGGTGGGTGGCACGGGCATCAGCGTGGATCCCATTGGCATGCTGCGCGGTGCGGAAGAACCGGAGGCGGCCACCGCCTTCATGGAATTCGTCATGAGCGACGAAGGCCAGCGCCTCTGGAACTACGCTCCTGGGACGCCGGGCGGCCCGCAGCGCTACGCTTTGCGGCGACTGCCGGCTCGAAAGGACTTCTATACCGAGGCTAATCGTAGCCGGATGACCGATGCCCAGGCCAATCCCTATGAAGATGCAAAAGCTTTCACGTACCATCCCGAGCGCACCGGTCCTCTATTCAATGTCCTGCGTTTCCTCGTGAAAACCATGTGTGTGGAGAACCACGATGAACTTCGCCAGGCTTGGGGCTCAATCGCCGGTGCGCATCTGCCAGAACGTTCCACCGAAATCTTCAGCGATGTGAGTCTGGTGAACTATGACGCCGCCATGGAGCTCGCGGCCATGCTTGCCAAAAAGAACAAGACGCAGGAAATGCGCAAAGCACGGGAGCTCTCGATGCACTTTCGGTCCCAGTACAAACGAGCCGAGGATCTGGCCGGGGGCGGTCAGTAG
- a CDS encoding c-type cytochrome domain-containing protein, with amino-acid sequence MTAHPNFFKVPAIAALLMGVSAQGAVNFKTEILPVLEAKCVKCHKAEHEEGGKIVKPKAELRLDAAWAMLKGGESKRPALVAKDTAKSYMFEVVNLPKDDDMFMPPKGDPLTAEEIAKLKTWIEEGADFGDWEGNLAGKPADAPSTAKAAPKEREHDILYKKLSEGLQPPSKEALKKVQEAGAQVTILQVGGPLVRVDFLTGVSKTDDAKIAAILPIKDNIAHLDLARTVITDASLKTVASFPRLVRLDLRKTKVTDKGVQQLAECKNLAYLNLYGTEVTDAVIPALSSLKTLRDVFIWETKVTEAGAAKLKAALPEAEVVASAVMPAPQQAPAGGNRRRDK; translated from the coding sequence ATGACCGCTCACCCAAATTTTTTCAAAGTTCCTGCGATCGCCGCCCTGCTCATGGGCGTTTCTGCGCAGGGAGCTGTAAACTTCAAAACGGAAATCCTGCCCGTCTTGGAGGCCAAGTGTGTAAAATGTCACAAGGCAGAGCATGAAGAAGGCGGCAAAATCGTAAAACCCAAGGCGGAACTCCGACTGGACGCCGCCTGGGCCATGCTGAAGGGGGGGGAGAGCAAACGCCCTGCGTTGGTCGCTAAGGACACGGCAAAAAGTTACATGTTTGAGGTGGTGAACCTGCCGAAGGACGATGACATGTTCATGCCTCCCAAGGGCGACCCGCTGACTGCGGAGGAAATTGCCAAGCTTAAGACATGGATCGAAGAAGGTGCCGATTTTGGCGATTGGGAAGGGAATTTGGCAGGCAAGCCCGCCGACGCTCCCTCCACCGCGAAGGCCGCGCCGAAGGAGCGTGAGCACGATATTCTGTACAAGAAGCTCAGCGAAGGCCTTCAACCCCCTTCGAAGGAGGCGCTCAAGAAAGTCCAGGAGGCTGGCGCCCAGGTGACCATCCTGCAGGTGGGCGGGCCACTGGTGCGGGTCGACTTTCTCACTGGAGTAAGCAAGACGGATGACGCGAAGATCGCGGCAATCCTGCCCATCAAGGACAACATTGCCCACTTGGACCTTGCTCGGACGGTCATCACAGATGCCTCCCTCAAGACGGTGGCTTCGTTCCCCAGACTCGTCCGCCTCGACCTTCGCAAGACCAAGGTGACGGACAAGGGCGTGCAGCAGCTCGCCGAGTGCAAAAACCTTGCTTACCTGAACCTCTACGGCACCGAGGTGACGGACGCCGTCATCCCCGCGCTTTCCAGCCTGAAGACCCTCCGTGATGTCTTCATCTGGGAGACCAAGGTGACTGAGGCGGGGGCTGCCAAGCTTAAAGCTGCCCTGCCCGAGGCCGAGGTGGTCGCCAGCGCCGTCATGCCTGCTCCGCAGCAGGCTCCGGCGGGGGGGAATCGCCGCCGCGACAAGTAA
- a CDS encoding PQQ-binding-like beta-propeller repeat protein: MKLAFLSTFALAASTASCLFPVTVHAEDWPEFRGPDKQGHSTATGLPTEWSERKNVTWKAELPGRAWSSPVVVGDVIYMTNAVGQKDSTDPHDTYSLRVLALNAADGKVLWDTEIFKVDSPHALGVHGKNSYASPTPIHSDGRIYAHFGHFGTACVNAADGKVLWKNDTVKYSPVHGNGGCPVLVDGLLVFSCDAAQDPFIVALDASNGRERWRTSRKAKAKKTFSFSTPLVIEVNGAKQIISPGSNVLSALDPQSGAVIWFINYEGYSVIPRPVYGNGMIYFSTGYDRASVIAVRADGKGDVTRSHIAWTVDRGAPHTPSMLLIGEELYMVADNGMVTCVDARTGKVHYQERVARQTSASPLYADGKIYIQDELGNGYVLKPGRRLDLVSKNELGDKSLASYAVWKNKLLIRTQSALWCIGQG; the protein is encoded by the coding sequence ATGAAGCTCGCCTTTCTCTCCACCTTCGCACTCGCAGCATCCACCGCGTCCTGCCTTTTCCCTGTAACTGTCCACGCGGAGGACTGGCCGGAATTCCGGGGACCAGACAAGCAGGGGCATTCCACGGCCACGGGCCTTCCTACCGAGTGGTCGGAGCGCAAGAATGTGACGTGGAAAGCCGAGCTGCCGGGGCGCGCCTGGTCCTCTCCGGTGGTGGTAGGTGACGTGATCTACATGACCAATGCCGTTGGCCAGAAGGATTCAACCGATCCCCACGACACCTATTCACTCCGGGTCCTGGCTCTCAATGCTGCCGATGGAAAGGTTCTGTGGGATACGGAGATCTTCAAGGTGGACTCCCCCCACGCGTTGGGCGTGCATGGGAAGAACAGCTACGCCAGCCCCACGCCCATCCATAGCGATGGACGCATCTATGCGCACTTTGGCCACTTCGGCACCGCGTGTGTGAATGCCGCCGATGGCAAGGTGCTGTGGAAGAATGACACCGTGAAGTACAGCCCAGTGCACGGAAATGGCGGGTGCCCGGTGCTGGTGGATGGTCTGCTGGTCTTCAGTTGTGACGCCGCTCAGGATCCCTTCATTGTGGCGCTGGATGCTTCCAATGGTCGTGAGCGCTGGAGAACCTCACGCAAGGCAAAGGCCAAGAAGACGTTCTCCTTCTCCACCCCATTGGTCATTGAGGTGAATGGAGCAAAGCAAATCATCTCCCCAGGCAGCAATGTCTTGAGTGCTCTCGATCCGCAGAGTGGGGCGGTCATCTGGTTCATCAACTATGAAGGCTACTCCGTCATCCCACGTCCCGTGTATGGGAATGGCATGATCTATTTCAGTACAGGTTATGATCGCGCTTCCGTGATTGCGGTGCGTGCCGATGGCAAAGGCGACGTGACTCGCTCGCACATCGCGTGGACTGTGGACCGGGGCGCTCCGCACACGCCTTCCATGCTCCTCATCGGGGAGGAACTCTACATGGTGGCGGACAATGGCATGGTCACTTGTGTGGACGCCAGGACTGGCAAGGTCCACTACCAGGAGCGTGTGGCCCGCCAGACCTCCGCCTCGCCCCTTTATGCCGATGGGAAGATCTACATCCAGGATGAGTTGGGCAATGGCTATGTCCTGAAGCCTGGTCGCCGCCTGGACCTCGTTTCCAAGAATGAACTGGGCGACAAGTCCCTCGCGTCCTACGCGGTGTGGAAAAATAAACTGCTCATCCGTACGCAGTCCGCGCTGTGGTGCATTGGGCAGGGGTAA